In the genome of Bradyrhizobium sp. CB3481, the window TTCGCGCGCGTCCGCAAGGCCGGTGGCAGCGGCAAGGGGCCGCCGACGCCCGCCCCGACGCCGGCACAGCAGCCCGCACCGCAGGCCAAGGCCGAACCGCGCGCGTCACTTGCCGAAAGTGTTTCGTCATGAAGAGTTTCGACGACGCCCATTCCGACGAACGCGTGCGGAGCCGGTTCGGAGGAACCGATGAAGACGCCGCCGCGCCGCAGGGCCAGGCACTGATTCTCGAGTTGCAGCGATTGCGACAGGCGTTCGAGCAGGACAATCTGCCCGAGCAGCGGCAGCCGCTTCGTCGCCCGCCGCAGGACGACCGCGCCGCCGCGCGGCGTCCGCGTCCCGGCCGCCCGAAGCGGGGCAAGAAAGGCAAGATGGGGCGGGTGCTCAACGCGTGGCTCGGTCCCTTCGGTTCGTCCCAGCCCGACGATGTCGATATCGAGCCGCCGGCGCCGCGCGCTCGCCGCGCGCACGAGCCGCAATTCCGACCCGCGCCGCCGCCGCCATCGTCCGGCCGCGCGCGGGGGCCGGTCGATCATGCATGGCGGAACGAGCGGCAAGCGCGCGGTCCGATCATCGCGCCCGACGACCCCTCGCTCCTGAACATCCCGAGGTCGCGACCGGAAGTGTTGCAGATCGACGAGCGGCGGGAGCCGCCGCGCATCGAGGCGCCCCAATTGGCGCCGCCGGCTCCGGCCGGTGTAGTGTCCGACCGTTCGGTGGCAACGATCGTCCGCAACGGCGTGACCGCCGGGGTGGCCTTCCTCGCGAATCGCAATGCCGCGGTGGATGCGGCTGCGCCCGGCGAGAGCATCACGCAGCGGGCGGGGCGCGCCTACGAACATGAATTGCGCACCGGCCTGCGGGCGCTGCTGATCGTCGGCGGACTGGCGGGCGGCTGGATGGCGTTCGTGCCGCTGTCGGGCGCCGTTGTGGTGCCGGGCAATCTGGTGGTGCAGTCCAACGTCAAGGCGATCCAGCATCCGACCGGCGGTGTGGTCGCGAAAATCCCGGTCCATAACGGCATGCGCGTCAATGCCGGCGATCTCCTGTTGCGGCTGGATTCGACGCAGGCCCAGGCCAGCCTGCAGGTCGTCAGCAAGCAGCTCGATGAAGTCCGCGCCAAGATCGCGCGGCTGGTCGCCGAGCGCGACGGACAGCCGAAGCCGGCGATACCGCCCGAACTGTCGACCCGGCTGGAAGATCCCAACGTCAAGACGCTGCTGGCCTCCGAGGCAGCGCTGTTCAGGGCGCGGGTGACCGCGCGCGAGAGCCAGAAGGAGTTGCTGCAGAGCAAGGTGTCGCAGCTCGGCGAGGAGATCATCGGTCTCGACGCGCAGGTCGTGTCCAAGGGCAAGCAGCTCGAGCTCATTACCGGCGAACTCACCGGTGTTCAGGATCTTTTCGACAAGCGTCTGGTGCCGCTGGCGCGGCTGACGACCCTGCAGCGCGAGAGCGCCAGAATCGAGGGCGAGCGCGGCCAGTTGCTTTCCACGATCGCCGAGACCAAGGCCAAGGTTGACGAGGCCAAGCTTCAGATGGTCCGGCTCGACCAGGACGTCCGCACCGAGGTGGTCAAGGAGCTCGGCGAAGCGCAGGGCAAGGAGGCCGAGCTGTCGGAGCGCGCGGTCGCCGCGCGTGACGTGCTCGAGCGCATCGAGATGCGCGCGCCGACCTCGGGCGTGATCCATCAGCTCGCGGCCCACACCATCGGCGGCGTCGTTCGCGCCGGCGATACCATCATGGAGGTGGTGCCTGACTCCGACGACCTGCAGATCGAGGCGCGCTTGCAGCCGAACGATATCGATCAGGTGCGCAAGGGCCAGCAGGCGTTCGTCCGCTTCTCGGCCTTCAACCAGCGGGTCACGCCGCAGTTGATCGGGCAGGTGTCGTTCGTTTCGCCCGACACCACAAAAGACCAGCAGAGCGGCATGTCCTATTTCACCGTCAGGATCATGCTGCCGGAGGAGGAGCGCCGGCTTCTGGCCGGGCTACAGCTCGTCTCCGGCATGCCGGCGGAAGTGTTCATGCAGACCGGCAGCCGGACCATGCTGAGCTATCTGTTCAAGCCGATCATGGATCAGTTCCAACGCGCCTTTGTCGAGCGGTAGCCTGCAAGCCCGTCATGCCCGGGCTTGACCCGGGCATCCACGTCCTGGTCTTAGCACGGCAGGACGTGGATGGCCCGGGACA includes:
- a CDS encoding HlyD family type I secretion periplasmic adaptor subunit codes for the protein MKSFDDAHSDERVRSRFGGTDEDAAAPQGQALILELQRLRQAFEQDNLPEQRQPLRRPPQDDRAAARRPRPGRPKRGKKGKMGRVLNAWLGPFGSSQPDDVDIEPPAPRARRAHEPQFRPAPPPPSSGRARGPVDHAWRNERQARGPIIAPDDPSLLNIPRSRPEVLQIDERREPPRIEAPQLAPPAPAGVVSDRSVATIVRNGVTAGVAFLANRNAAVDAAAPGESITQRAGRAYEHELRTGLRALLIVGGLAGGWMAFVPLSGAVVVPGNLVVQSNVKAIQHPTGGVVAKIPVHNGMRVNAGDLLLRLDSTQAQASLQVVSKQLDEVRAKIARLVAERDGQPKPAIPPELSTRLEDPNVKTLLASEAALFRARVTARESQKELLQSKVSQLGEEIIGLDAQVVSKGKQLELITGELTGVQDLFDKRLVPLARLTTLQRESARIEGERGQLLSTIAETKAKVDEAKLQMVRLDQDVRTEVVKELGEAQGKEAELSERAVAARDVLERIEMRAPTSGVIHQLAAHTIGGVVRAGDTIMEVVPDSDDLQIEARLQPNDIDQVRKGQQAFVRFSAFNQRVTPQLIGQVSFVSPDTTKDQQSGMSYFTVRIMLPEEERRLLAGLQLVSGMPAEVFMQTGSRTMLSYLFKPIMDQFQRAFVER